The Carnobacterium divergens nucleotide sequence CCAAAAATGGATATTAAAGCGGCAAGCCATGAATCAGACATGACATTAGAAGAGGTTAAACAGCATATGTTAGACCAGAATGGTTACTATCCAAAAAGACATGGGATTGATTTTTATCATACCTATAAGGAGGATCTAAAACTACTTGCAGAAATGGGATTTCAAACTTTTCGTACCTCGATTGATTGGTCACGTATTTTTCCAAATGGAAACGAGATCGAACCTAATCAAAAAGGGTTACAATTTTATGATGAATTAATTGATGAGTGCATTAAATTAGGCATGGAACCGATTATTACGATGCTTCATTATGAAACGCCGCTGAATATTACCTTAGAATATGGAGGATGGCACAATCGTAAAGTGATTGATTTATTTGCCAATTATGGAAAAGTTTTATTAGAGCGCTATCAAAAAAAGGTGAAGTATTGGATTGTAATTAACCAAATTAATTTAGTTCATTTTGAATCTTTTAATTCAATTGCTGTTTGTGAAGATCAGGTTGAGAATATGGAAGAAGCGAAGTATCAAGCGATTCATAATCAATTTGTAGCAACTGCAAAGATTGTAGAAAAAGCAAGAGCCATTAATCCTGCGATGCAAATGGGAACGATGCTAGCTGATTGTACGGCATCCCCCTTTTCATGCAAACCAGAAGATGTTGTACTGGCAATGAAGCGTAATCGGATGCAATATTTTTTCTCAGATGTTCAATTTAGAGGAAGCTATCCAAGCTATATGAGACGATATTTTTCTGAAAATGCAATTAACCTTCATGAAGAATCAGATGATGCTAAATTACTAGCTGAAAACACAATGGATTATTTAGCGATTTCCTATTATTATTCTTCAACAGTTTCAGCTGAGAAAAATACAATGGACCCAGCAGATGTCCTTGTAAACCCATACCTTAAAGAAAATCCGTGGGGTTGGGCAATTGATGCCAAAGGT carries:
- a CDS encoding glycoside hydrolase family 1 protein, whose amino-acid sequence is MIERTGFPKNFLWGGAVAANQIEGGFELDGKGLSVADVHLYNPKMDIKAASHESDMTLEEVKQHMLDQNGYYPKRHGIDFYHTYKEDLKLLAEMGFQTFRTSIDWSRIFPNGNEIEPNQKGLQFYDELIDECIKLGMEPIITMLHYETPLNITLEYGGWHNRKVIDLFANYGKVLLERYQKKVKYWIVINQINLVHFESFNSIAVCEDQVENMEEAKYQAIHNQFVATAKIVEKARAINPAMQMGTMLADCTASPFSCKPEDVVLAMKRNRMQYFFSDVQFRGSYPSYMRRYFSENAINLHEESDDAKLLAENTMDYLAISYYYSSTVSAEKNTMDPADVLVNPYLKENPWGWAIDAKGFYNCLCQYYDRYQVPLLIAENGFGMYDKVETNDEINDDYRIAYLRAHLIELKEAIKDGVEIIAYCAWGPIDIVSCSSAEMEKRYGFIYVDIDNLGKGTGKRLKKKSFNWYQQVIATNGNSL